The following proteins are encoded in a genomic region of Clostridium kluyveri:
- a CDS encoding phosphatase PAP2 family protein, producing the protein MEATTKMMSLIQKLDNYILYAIKKYVQNKYLDILMTIITAMGNLGLIWIIIAVALLLDKPYRLIGYIVIFTLVVSTIVGEGIIKHIVRRVRPCNQQDNVSLLIRKPISYSFPSGHTVSSFAAAEVLSMYFTQYKLTFIAIAFLIALSRLYLYVHYPSDIIAGIIVGILCSRLIFIVL; encoded by the coding sequence ATGGAGGCAACAACAAAGATGATGTCCTTAATACAAAAACTTGATAATTATATCTTATATGCTATTAAGAAGTATGTACAAAATAAATATTTAGACATATTAATGACCATAATAACAGCCATGGGGAACTTAGGGCTTATTTGGATTATCATCGCTGTTGCTTTATTATTAGACAAACCATATAGGTTAATTGGATATATAGTAATATTCACATTGGTTGTAAGTACAATTGTTGGAGAAGGAATAATCAAACACATAGTAAGACGAGTTAGACCTTGTAATCAGCAAGATAATGTTAGTCTTTTAATTAGAAAGCCAATATCTTATTCTTTTCCCTCAGGACATACTGTATCTTCTTTTGCTGCTGCAGAAGTGTTGTCCATGTATTTTACTCAATATAAATTGACATTTATAGCAATAGCATTTTTGATAGCTTTATCAAGATTATATTTGTATGTGCATTACCCAAGTGACATTATAGCAGGTATCATAGTTGGAATATTATGTTCAAGGTTAATATTTATAGTTTTATAA
- the rsgA gene encoding ribosome small subunit-dependent GTPase A, whose translation MWAKNLKRKVSGAKTEEKIVAANIDIVFICMSLNKDFNVSRLERYISIAWDSMATPVVVLTKSDLCNDVESKILEVESIAIGIDILVTSGVLEGGYLAVKKYITNGKTIAFIGSSGVGKSTLINKLIGNKFLKTNDIRNDDKGRHTTTHRELILVPDAGVVIDTPGMRELGIISADLDKSFSDIEEIAKRCKFSDCQHESEPKCAVKEAIEEGHLDIARLENYKKLQRELRYSELNSKELEREKINKTKCLAAWEL comes from the coding sequence ATCTGGGCTAAAAATCTGAAAAGAAAGGTATCAGGAGCAAAGACTGAAGAGAAGATAGTTGCTGCCAATATTGATATAGTTTTTATTTGTATGTCTCTAAATAAGGATTTCAATGTCAGTAGATTAGAACGATATATTTCAATTGCTTGGGATAGTATGGCAACACCGGTAGTAGTATTAACAAAATCAGATTTATGCAATGATGTTGAGAGTAAGATTTTAGAAGTTGAATCTATTGCCATTGGTATAGACATACTAGTTACAAGTGGTGTATTAGAAGGTGGATATTTAGCTGTAAAAAAATACATTACAAATGGTAAAACTATAGCTTTTATTGGTTCATCAGGCGTTGGTAAGTCTACTCTTATTAATAAGCTTATAGGTAATAAGTTCTTAAAAACAAATGATATAAGAAATGATGATAAAGGCAGGCACACTACTACTCACAGGGAATTGATTTTAGTTCCTGATGCTGGAGTTGTAATAGATACCCCTGGAATGAGAGAATTAGGTATAATAAGTGCAGATTTAGATAAATCTTTTAGTGATATAGAAGAAATAGCTAAAAGGTGCAAGTTTTCAGATTGTCAACATGAAAGTGAACCTAAATGTGCTGTTAAAGAGGCTATAGAAGAAGGTCATCTTGATATAGCGCGTTTGGAAAACTATAAAAAACTTCAAAGAGAGTTACGGTACAGTGAACTTAATTCAAAAGAACTGGAAAGAGAAAAGATAAACAAAACAAAATGTTTGGCAGCGTGGGAGCTATGA
- a CDS encoding MBL fold metallo-hydrolase: MTLNFLGRGSAFNIKEGNNSAYIKENNKLILLDCGESVFEKIVSENLLEDIRDVHVLITHLDSDHVGSLSSLIYYTRYMKQIVSNVYFPNNDLYNLLKIQGHMEGQDYKFNYIDVDTNTFSEFGDIRPIKVEHIETLNCFGYLLYVKGKLIWYSGDCKNVSNIINEYEIDEFYQDTCLADYEGNIHTSLRILCESIPKHKRSKIYCMHIDCEELIKKAKHEGFNIVEIS; this comes from the coding sequence ATGACATTGAATTTTTTGGGAAGAGGTTCGGCATTTAATATAAAAGAAGGAAATAATTCGGCTTATATAAAAGAAAATAATAAATTAATACTACTGGATTGTGGGGAAAGTGTTTTTGAAAAAATAGTTAGTGAAAACTTGTTAGAAGATATTAGAGATGTTCATGTGTTAATTACTCACCTTGATTCAGACCATGTAGGTAGTTTAAGTAGTTTAATTTATTATACCAGATATATGAAGCAAATAGTGAGCAATGTTTATTTTCCTAATAATGATTTATATAATTTATTGAAAATACAAGGACATATGGAAGGACAAGATTATAAATTCAATTATATAGATGTTGATACAAATACTTTTAGTGAATTTGGTGATATTAGGCCAATAAAAGTAGAACATATAGAAACGTTAAATTGTTTTGGTTATTTATTGTATGTAAAAGGTAAATTGATTTGGTATAGTGGTGATTGTAAAAATGTTTCGAATATTATTAATGAATATGAAATTGATGAATTTTACCAAGATACCTGTTTGGCTGATTATGAAGGGAACATTCATACATCATTAAGGATATTGTGTGAAAGTATTCCAAAACATAAAAGGAGCAAAATATATTGTATGCATATTGATTGTGAGGAGCTAATTAAAAAAGCAAAACATGAAGGGTTTAACATTGTTGAAATAAGTTAA
- the uppP gene encoding undecaprenyl-diphosphatase UppP, with protein MSIVQAIIYGVIQGIGEFLPISSSAHLIAIPQVFGWEDPGLAFDVALHLGTLVAVIAFFWRDWVNLIYSGITNPKSKDGKLFWLIVIAAIPGAIIGKLFEKQAETAFRNLGLIGTMLIIMGIILYIANRKYNSKVKVEDIDFKRSFFIGLSQALAIIPGVSRSGITMTTGLFSGLSREDAARFSFLLSTPIVLGAGLLKLKDLVHTPISNMPSFSIAILTSAVIGFLSIKFLLDYLKNKGFGIFIIYRIIAGWTFIIIYFLRK; from the coding sequence ATGTCAATAGTACAAGCAATTATTTACGGTGTTATTCAGGGAATAGGGGAATTTTTACCTATATCTAGTTCGGCTCATTTAATAGCTATTCCGCAAGTATTTGGATGGGAAGATCCCGGCCTTGCATTTGATGTGGCACTACATCTTGGAACCCTTGTTGCGGTAATCGCGTTTTTTTGGAGGGATTGGGTTAATTTAATTTATTCCGGTATTACAAATCCAAAGTCTAAAGATGGTAAATTATTTTGGCTTATAGTAATTGCTGCCATACCTGGAGCTATAATAGGAAAACTATTTGAAAAACAAGCTGAAACTGCCTTTAGAAATCTTGGCCTTATAGGTACTATGCTTATTATAATGGGTATAATATTATACATTGCGAATAGAAAATATAATAGTAAGGTAAAGGTTGAAGATATAGACTTTAAAAGAAGTTTTTTTATAGGCTTATCGCAAGCTTTAGCTATTATACCTGGAGTATCTCGCTCAGGAATCACTATGACAACTGGATTGTTTTCTGGTCTTTCAAGGGAAGATGCAGCTAGATTTTCATTTCTTCTTTCTACACCAATTGTCTTAGGAGCTGGATTACTTAAACTAAAAGATTTAGTACATACTCCAATTAGCAATATGCCATCATTTTCTATAGCCATTTTAACATCTGCTGTGATTGGATTCTTAAGTATCAAATTTTTATTAGATTATCTAAAAAATAAGGGGTTTGGTATATTTATAATTTATAGAATTATAGCAGGATGGACTTTTATAATTATTTACTTTTTAAGAAAATAA
- a CDS encoding RNA polymerase sigma factor has product MDDNKLIKKCQVGDKEAFQELISKYHPFVYKFLIRIAENEEVAEDITQEAFLKIIKNIEKFNVYGKAKFSTYIITISKNCYIDYLRKEKKFLQDVGIDENINIEDINVNIENLVIDKIYSEAIIKELKSLSEGQKLAIKMKYIEGLTLKEIGNKLEIETKTVKSRIHNGIVKLRKIFEVGDKYEGDK; this is encoded by the coding sequence ATGGATGATAACAAATTAATTAAAAAGTGCCAGGTAGGGGATAAGGAAGCTTTTCAGGAGCTTATAAGTAAATATCATCCTTTTGTATATAAATTTCTTATTAGAATTGCAGAAAATGAAGAGGTGGCTGAAGATATAACCCAAGAGGCCTTTTTAAAGATTATAAAAAATATCGAAAAATTTAATGTTTATGGGAAAGCAAAATTTTCAACGTATATAATTACTATATCTAAAAATTGTTATATTGATTATTTAAGAAAGGAAAAAAAATTTTTACAGGACGTAGGGATAGATGAAAATATAAATATAGAAGATATTAATGTAAACATAGAGAACTTAGTAATAGACAAAATATATAGTGAAGCAATTATAAAGGAACTAAAAAGTTTATCAGAAGGGCAAAAACTAGCAATAAAAATGAAATATATTGAGGGATTAACACTTAAAGAAATTGGAAATAAATTAGAAATTGAAACTAAAACTGTAAAGAGTAGAATTCATAATGGTATAGTAAAACTTAGAAAAATATTTGAAGTAGGTGATAAGTATGAAGGAGATAAATAA
- a CDS encoding helix-turn-helix domain-containing protein: MENDILTLEQAIDFLGVSEKTLIKLLREEHVPARKIGREWRFNRQALINWIASGDSIDYINQSERYMISEDIPGEPTALFDKIDETLKTLKEHSCNIKSILKELDKDIEIPDNATLRISYKQQREVEKLEFKVFWYLRQNSKFEST; this comes from the coding sequence TTGGAGAACGATATATTAACCCTTGAACAGGCTATTGACTTTTTAGGAGTCAGCGAAAAAACTTTAATCAAATTATTGCGTGAAGAACATGTTCCTGCAAGAAAAATCGGGCGTGAATGGCGATTTAACAGACAGGCACTGATAAACTGGATTGCGTCTGGAGATTCTATTGATTACATAAATCAAAGTGAACGATACATGATTTCAGAGGATATTCCAGGTGAGCCTACTGCTCTGTTTGACAAAATTGATGAAACTCTAAAAACATTGAAAGAGCACAGCTGCAATATAAAATCAATTCTGAAAGAACTGGACAAAGATATAGAAATTCCTGATAATGCCACACTACGTATCAGTTATAAACAGCAGAGAGAAGTTGAAAAACTGGAGTTTAAAGTATTCTGGTATTTGCGACAAAATTCTAAGTTTGAATCCACTTAG
- a CDS encoding acyl-CoA thioesterase, translated as MYISETKVIVRYVETDKMGIVHHSNYYIYFEEARTQFIKNIGISYSKIEQNGIMFPLIESNCRYIQGAKYEDELIIKTWIKELTPVKAKFSYSVIRENEQKEIAKGSTLHTFVDNNFKIINLKKKHTELFEKLQSLL; from the coding sequence TTGTATATAAGTGAGACAAAAGTGATTGTTAGATATGTAGAAACTGACAAAATGGGTATAGTGCATCATTCTAATTATTATATATACTTTGAAGAGGCTAGAACACAATTTATAAAAAATATTGGTATAAGTTATTCAAAAATAGAACAAAACGGCATAATGTTTCCTTTAATTGAAAGCAATTGCAGATACATACAGGGCGCAAAATATGAAGATGAACTAATAATAAAGACCTGGATTAAAGAATTAACACCCGTTAAAGCAAAATTTAGCTATTCAGTTATTAGAGAAAATGAACAAAAAGAAATTGCAAAAGGAAGCACACTGCACACTTTTGTTGATAATAATTTTAAAATAATTAATCTAAAGAAAAAGCATACCGAGTTATTTGAAAAATTACAGTCATTACTATAA
- a CDS encoding zinc ribbon domain-containing protein: protein MKKLEEFINRLNFKIAARIYLIVSAVLLTLCIAAMAYLTRDKICVAIDYEKLSNTFEKQGLNSNVNSQLKKLNSDSKDIVNIFILDKNNNIVFKVNNNLIGNNTKVLLTSYESNRKYIQDNINKNVLYRIVREENILLNKDYIQNDEKFKNDIDEEFYYEGDLGSKDIYLINYIANRSNKNKIFIIRTAAPIPYAERTLEITGALVSLIFIIYWIGLALWVYKDANAKRNNPALWGGLVLLTNLVGLIIYFMYKQNNIICYKCGVIQNRENIFCSYCGTKINEQCNHCGNILNKGENYCSKCGEKL, encoded by the coding sequence ATGAAAAAACTAGAGGAATTTATAAATCGTTTAAATTTCAAAATTGCAGCTAGGATTTATTTGATTGTTTCGGCCGTACTTTTAACCTTATGCATTGCTGCAATGGCCTATTTAACAAGAGACAAGATTTGTGTAGCAATTGATTATGAAAAGCTTTCTAATACTTTTGAAAAACAAGGATTAAATAGTAATGTGAATTCTCAGCTAAAGAAATTAAATTCTGACTCCAAGGACATAGTAAATATATTTATTCTGGACAAAAATAATAATATTGTTTTTAAAGTTAATAATAATCTTATAGGCAATAATACTAAAGTATTATTAACATCATATGAATCAAATAGGAAATATATTCAAGATAATATAAACAAAAATGTACTTTATAGAATAGTTAGAGAAGAAAATATTCTTTTAAACAAGGATTATATTCAAAATGATGAAAAATTCAAAAATGATATTGATGAAGAATTTTATTACGAAGGAGATCTAGGTTCTAAAGATATTTACTTGATCAATTATATAGCTAATAGAAGTAATAAAAACAAAATATTTATAATCAGAACAGCGGCCCCAATACCTTATGCAGAGAGAACATTAGAGATTACGGGAGCTTTAGTTAGTCTTATATTTATCATCTATTGGATTGGTCTGGCGCTATGGGTGTATAAAGATGCTAATGCTAAAAGAAATAATCCTGCTTTGTGGGGAGGACTAGTGTTATTGACAAATCTAGTTGGGTTAATTATTTACTTTATGTATAAACAGAATAATATAATATGTTATAAGTGTGGAGTTATACAAAATAGGGAAAATATATTTTGTAGTTATTGTGGCACAAAAATAAATGAACAGTGTAACCATTGTGGCAATATTTTAAATAAAGGTGAAAATTACTGCAGCAAATGCGGCGAAAAATTGTAA
- a CDS encoding DUF6483 family protein, protein MYEEDYIKRLITSIGQMLVAISAGRDAVKSNIKLDNNNVTISEDGLLEIMIRKDMHEGKLNEAENRIIEEVKSHKSKRCYEIALFFYNEINEWDENKLIKCNFSKQRIIEGLKFVEKTYKQN, encoded by the coding sequence ATGTATGAGGAAGATTATATAAAAAGATTGATAACGTCAATTGGGCAAATGTTAGTTGCTATTTCGGCTGGAAGAGATGCTGTAAAAAGTAATATAAAATTAGATAATAATAATGTAACTATTTCAGAAGATGGGTTATTAGAAATTATGATTAGAAAAGATATGCATGAAGGAAAACTTAATGAAGCTGAGAATAGAATAATTGAAGAAGTAAAATCTCATAAGTCAAAACGATGTTATGAGATAGCATTATTCTTCTATAATGAGATCAATGAATGGGATGAAAATAAACTTATTAAGTGTAATTTCTCAAAACAAAGGATAATAGAAGGATTAAAATTCGTAGAGAAAACATATAAACAAAATTAA
- a CDS encoding pyridoxamine 5'-phosphate oxidase family protein, whose protein sequence is MFREMRRKDRELKNDEVIEILKNNSYGILSTVSQNSYPYGVPVSYVFLNNSIYFHCAVKGHKLDNILNNSKVSFCVVGQTCILPDKFSTKYESVVVFGRAVEAFDGEKNRALLEILNKYSPDYIEKGKEYIKNSSKATKVIKISVEHISGKARK, encoded by the coding sequence ATGTTTAGGGAAATGCGAAGAAAAGACAGAGAACTCAAAAATGATGAAGTTATTGAAATTTTAAAAAATAACAGTTATGGTATTCTATCAACTGTAAGCCAAAATAGCTATCCTTATGGTGTGCCAGTAAGTTATGTTTTTTTAAATAATTCAATATATTTTCATTGTGCCGTTAAGGGACATAAATTAGATAATATATTAAATAACAGTAAAGTATCTTTTTGTGTAGTTGGGCAAACTTGTATTCTACCTGATAAATTTAGTACAAAATATGAAAGTGTAGTTGTATTTGGAAGGGCAGTTGAAGCTTTTGATGGTGAAAAAAATAGAGCTCTTTTAGAAATATTGAATAAATATTCGCCAGATTATATTGAAAAAGGAAAAGAATATATTAAAAACTCAAGTAAAGCAACTAAAGTAATAAAAATTAGTGTTGAACATATTTCTGGGAAAGCAAGGAAATAG
- a CDS encoding EamA family transporter — translation MWILFAFGSAFFAGITAILAKIGIKKTDSNLATAIRTIVILIFSWLMVLIVGSQNMIYQISGQSLLFLILSGLATGASWLCYFKALQLGNVNKVTPIDKSSTVLTMILAFILLDEKITWIKFIGMCAIGVGTYMMIAKNKMENEEIIDRRWLFYAVLSAIFASLTSILGKIGIIGIESNLGTAIRTIIVLIMAWIVVFVSKKQNEIKNIDKRSFLFICFSGITTGASWLCYYRALQKGFASVVVPIDKLSIVISIVFSYFILKEKLTKKSFCGLIIIVIGTLLLLIK, via the coding sequence ATGTGGATATTATTTGCATTTGGTTCAGCATTTTTTGCTGGGATTACAGCTATTTTAGCTAAGATCGGAATAAAAAAAACAGATTCCAATCTGGCAACTGCAATCAGGACTATTGTTATATTGATTTTTTCATGGCTCATGGTTCTTATTGTTGGTTCCCAAAATATGATTTATCAAATAAGTGGACAAAGCTTGCTTTTTTTGATATTGTCAGGATTGGCAACAGGAGCTTCCTGGCTTTGTTATTTTAAAGCTCTTCAGCTTGGAAATGTAAATAAAGTAACACCAATTGATAAATCAAGTACAGTATTGACTATGATTTTGGCTTTTATTTTATTAGATGAAAAGATTACTTGGATAAAATTCATTGGTATGTGTGCTATAGGAGTAGGCACATACATGATGATAGCTAAAAATAAAATGGAAAACGAAGAAATCATAGATAGAAGATGGTTATTTTATGCTGTGTTGTCAGCAATATTTGCAAGCTTGACTTCAATTCTTGGAAAAATAGGAATTATCGGAATCGAATCGAATTTAGGAACTGCAATTAGAACCATTATTGTATTAATTATGGCGTGGATAGTAGTTTTTGTGTCGAAAAAACAAAATGAAATTAAAAACATTGATAAAAGAAGCTTCCTATTTATTTGCTTTTCAGGAATTACAACAGGAGCTTCATGGCTTTGTTATTACAGGGCTCTACAAAAAGGTTTTGCAAGTGTAGTTGTACCTATAGATAAATTAAGTATTGTTATTTCAATTGTATTTTCATATTTTATTTTAAAAGAAAAGCTCACAAAAAAGTCATTTTGTGGATTGATCATAATTGTCATCGGTACTTTATTACTTTTAATAAAATAA
- a CDS encoding DUF3189 family protein, translating into MIVIYHDVGGAHSTSVAANIHINKLPVDRIPNKKELLSLPTFDKIEKDQIGRLMYIGEDEFNAKVYTLARKYNPNLVVRAIEDMYSILHGSNNELLIVDTKPTVNFLMNIGGYTSRKLHWVNFGRPIVTKGTQQAYMNIVNLVKDVKDNLENKYKIW; encoded by the coding sequence ATGATAGTTATATACCATGATGTAGGAGGAGCTCACTCTACATCAGTAGCAGCTAATATACATATTAACAAATTACCAGTGGATAGAATTCCAAATAAAAAGGAATTACTTAGTTTGCCAACTTTTGATAAAATTGAAAAAGATCAAATTGGAAGGTTGATGTATATTGGAGAAGATGAGTTTAATGCAAAAGTCTACACTTTAGCCAGAAAGTATAATCCAAATTTAGTTGTACGTGCCATTGAAGATATGTACTCTATTTTACACGGGAGCAATAATGAACTTCTTATTGTAGATACTAAGCCAACCGTTAATTTCCTTATGAATATAGGTGGATATACTTCAAGAAAATTGCATTGGGTAAACTTTGGTAGACCTATTGTGACCAAAGGAACCCAGCAGGCTTACATGAATATAGTTAATTTGGTTAAGGATGTAAAAGACAATTTAGAAAATAAATATAAAATATGGTAA
- a CDS encoding PilZ domain-containing protein: protein MDKFSVKNDRRRYFRIDLDTPLCTEMTIVEINSKKIKSGITNVCVSNIGAGGLSFTSPLDFPMGKEILFRFNTTIFKESIYFIGNIIRNKKIKDDLYKYGVHFILDDQIETKYIRILNRLSIALKKNPKNVEYSTCTRNKCRYADT from the coding sequence ATGGACAAATTTTCAGTTAAAAATGATAGAAGAAGGTATTTCCGTATAGATTTAGACACACCACTATGTACCGAAATGACTATCGTAGAAATTAACAGTAAAAAGATTAAATCTGGCATAACTAATGTTTGTGTTTCAAATATAGGTGCTGGTGGTTTATCTTTCACCTCACCTCTTGATTTCCCTATGGGAAAAGAAATACTCTTTAGATTTAATACAACAATATTTAAAGAATCTATTTATTTCATTGGTAATATTATAAGGAATAAAAAAATCAAAGATGACCTATATAAGTATGGAGTACATTTTATACTTGATGATCAAATAGAAACTAAGTATATAAGAATATTAAATAGGCTATCAATTGCACTGAAAAAGAATCCGAAAAATGTTGAGTATAGCACATGTACAAGAAATAAATGCCGATATGCAGACACATAG
- a CDS encoding Ig-like domain-containing protein yields MNTLLNFYNVAIKRMGKTCVVNGINIVGIFKEIEDKNSVDTKCFITATNIKQGDIIEYNNMKYLIINKNENINDVYNVYVIRKCPYNINFNIGGSINVVTGYIETKMFDVNYSKTIILPGGTIIVTVPLNGITSRIKINHTFIKMGAVWRIVGCDLSVEGLIKFTAEQDQISPSDDMENEITGGGKFYNYVMVSIPKNININVAITQQITTTITRDGNILSNPIITYSSDNTSVAIVNSNGIVSGISQGICNIKVTFEGDSQICTKVIPVTINAVVAKTVKSSTDYDDIGEVTKQIKLLQGDTTNISVYAYENNLKQSDTFTFSFSGCDSTYYINNIIDGNNFSIKNVKGSGNQYLTVTAISDVDSSIVGNIQIRLAGEW; encoded by the coding sequence ATGAATACATTATTAAATTTTTACAATGTTGCAATAAAAAGAATGGGAAAGACCTGTGTAGTAAATGGTATTAATATTGTAGGTATTTTTAAGGAAATAGAAGACAAAAATTCAGTAGATACAAAATGTTTTATAACTGCTACAAATATAAAACAAGGTGATATAATAGAGTATAACAATATGAAGTATCTAATTATCAATAAGAATGAAAATATTAACGATGTTTATAATGTATATGTTATAAGGAAATGCCCATACAATATTAATTTTAATATAGGTGGCTCTATAAATGTTGTTACAGGATATATAGAAACAAAAATGTTTGATGTCAACTATTCTAAAACAATAATATTACCAGGAGGAACTATTATTGTAACAGTTCCATTAAACGGAATAACAAGTAGAATTAAAATCAACCATACATTTATAAAGATGGGGGCAGTATGGAGAATTGTTGGATGCGATCTTAGCGTAGAAGGATTAATAAAATTTACTGCTGAACAAGATCAAATATCTCCCTCTGACGATATGGAAAATGAAATAACAGGAGGAGGTAAGTTTTATAATTATGTTATGGTCTCTATTCCTAAAAACATCAATATTAATGTAGCAATCACTCAGCAAATAACAACGACGATAACAAGGGATGGCAATATTTTAAGTAATCCTATAATTACATATTCTAGTGATAATACATCTGTAGCCATTGTAAATTCCAATGGAATTGTAAGTGGTATTTCTCAAGGTATTTGTAATATAAAAGTAACATTTGAAGGAGATTCACAGATATGTACAAAAGTAATACCAGTAACAATCAATGCTGTAGTAGCAAAAACAGTTAAATCCTCAACAGATTATGATGATATTGGAGAAGTTACAAAACAAATAAAATTATTACAAGGCGATACTACAAATATTTCTGTATATGCTTATGAAAATAATTTAAAACAATCAGATACATTTACATTTAGTTTTTCAGGTTGTGATTCTACTTATTATATTAATAATATTATAGATGGGAATAATTTTAGTATTAAGAATGTTAAAGGTAGTGGGAATCAATATTTGACAGTTACAGCTATTTCAGATGTTGATAGTAGTATTGTAGGTAATATTCAAATTAGATTAGCTGGTGAATGGTAA
- a CDS encoding TetR/AcrR family transcriptional regulator, translating into MKGITIEKHDKIAYSIVGKEEIDMAKNTKGEQSKNKLIKCAAKLFLQNGYNATGINDILTRTGLPKGSFYFHFSSKKDLAISVSTYFEKNIEKWISKAAEGKVWEDFVTDLLEQMIEAAKNNKHFGCPFAVLGLEAAFSQPDMAEYYFKSMKKMIDIFTRVFEFSGISSDRACIIANRAFAMYEGYLVYYRISKDINILKIMQNDLIALYKDYKQAEA; encoded by the coding sequence TTGAAAGGTATTACTATTGAAAAACATGACAAGATAGCTTATTCTATAGTTGGAAAGGAAGAAATAGATATGGCTAAAAACACAAAAGGGGAACAATCTAAGAATAAGTTAATTAAATGTGCCGCAAAGTTATTTCTACAGAATGGATATAATGCCACTGGAATTAATGATATTTTAACACGTACAGGACTGCCAAAAGGATCTTTTTATTTTCATTTTTCAAGTAAAAAGGACCTGGCAATTAGTGTTTCAACTTATTTTGAAAAAAACATAGAAAAATGGATATCAAAAGCTGCTGAAGGGAAAGTATGGGAAGATTTTGTAACAGATTTATTAGAACAAATGATTGAAGCAGCAAAGAATAATAAACATTTTGGATGTCCTTTTGCTGTATTAGGATTGGAGGCTGCTTTTTCTCAACCCGATATGGCAGAATATTATTTTAAATCTATGAAGAAAATGATAGATATATTCACCAGGGTTTTTGAATTTTCTGGAATCTCTTCTGATAGGGCATGTATTATTGCAAATCGTGCCTTTGCTATGTATGAAGGATATCTAGTATATTACAGAATAAGTAAAGACATAAACATATTAAAAATTATGCAGAATGATCTTATAGCACTCTATAAAGATTATAAACAGGCGGAAGCATGA
- a CDS encoding DUF3892 domain-containing protein produces MKNSKIIKIKKNHDGKITDVLLENGEVLPLNHAIMMAREHIIEGVGVVKGIDG; encoded by the coding sequence ATGAAAAATTCAAAAATTATTAAGATAAAGAAAAATCATGACGGAAAAATCACGGACGTCTTGCTTGAAAATGGTGAAGTACTTCCATTAAATCATGCCATAATGATGGCAAGAGAGCATATAATTGAGGGAGTTGGTGTAGTTAAAGGTATAGATGGATGA